The following is a genomic window from Phaseolus vulgaris cultivar G19833 chromosome 6, P. vulgaris v2.0, whole genome shotgun sequence.
CTGCTCACCCTGTTCTGCTGCCTCTTGTCCCTGCTCCAAGCAAGAGCTGCAAAATTCCACAATGTGAGTGGCTTGGGAGGGAAAAAGGCAGTAATAGTAAATGGGTGCAATTTGTTCATGGGAAGTTGGGTGGTTGACCCTTCGTATCCTCTCTATGACTCTTCAGCCTGCCCCTTCATTGATCCTGAGTTTGATTGCCAAAAGTATGGAAGACCTGACAAGCAGTACCTCAAATATGCTTGGAAACCTGATTCATGTGCCTTACCCAGGTACTGTCAACTTTCTCAATCCATGTGCTAACTTTGTTCCCAGATTCAATATttatggaaaaacaaaaaacaaagtcTTTTTAATGTAATGtcttaattattttcaattagtATTAAAACTCTATTATAGGTCGGCAAAGTTGCCATGAAactctagtttttttttaatttcatgatCTCTAAACAATTACATTCTAGTTTTGTTCAATATGAGAACATATTTGAGCAGTAGTTATACTGGCAACATTGAAATACAGCTTTAGTATCTCGTGTCTCCATGAAATAGTTTAATAGTGTGTTTGGATTTACAAATAGAATAAATTTCTAGAAAAATTATCATTAAAACATCAATTGTTGCTTCAGAAAACAACTGTCAACCCACCTTTTACCAAACATGCACCAACCAAGTTTATTTTTGAAGTTGTTTGATAAATGAGGCAATAAGTCTTAAATTTGATACCGTGGAAGGGACCAACCACTTTTCTTCCCAGATTTCATATTGAATAGCACAATTAAGAAACACGTTTTAACTTTTGTCCTTGTGCAATTTCATACTGTGAATCAGCCTACTCAATTTTTTTTGCCCCTGTAGTATTTTCTTCTGCCGAACTAAAAGAGGGGTAAAACTAGTAAAAAATACTCATGGAAAGTGTTTGATAAACGACATTTTTTTAGTGTTACTGCAATTTTTCTGGCGTAGGTTCGATGGTGCGGATTTCCTGAACAGGTGGAAGGGTAAGAAGATAATGTTTGTGGGTGATTCACTGAGTCTCAACATGTGGGAATCACTATCTTGTATGATTCACGCGTCGGTGCCAAATACCAAGAGCAGCTTTTTGAGGAAAGAATCACTGTCCACTGTAACCTTCCAGGTTAGcttttgttttacttttctttttataactttgtctcatttctggttttgtaTAAATCACCAGGCCTCACTCAATACGagtttcttcttttttcatttcCTTGTTTGTTTCTCTGTCGCActaaattactttttttcttaCATCGTTTATGCCGTGTTGGTTCTTCCATCATTAGTTTCCTAAGTTTTCTCCTACCCCACTTATTATATTTATAGTTTGTTTACAGAATTCAAGCTAGATTTTGACAAAAagctagaaaaaaaatgtatgttaTTTTGGTACAATAAAGGAAAATAGAGTTTGAGCTTAAAATTTCTTGCAAAGTACTCTATCTCCATACCATTATGATAGAATAAGAGAAATGTTAGCCATACATCAAAATCAAACCTCTTGCACCTCTCTATCACACTTGtcacttttaaaataaagatatagAGAGGAGGTAGGAAGGGAAGCTGGAttgaattttcattttcttttcttgtgttttaatttttcaaaagttGATAGGTGGAAGGTTGAACCCATTGCTCACAAAGTTAAGCAGATATAATGAACCAACGCTTTAATGATATACCTTTGAATGGTTCCTTGGACAGGAGAAGATTCCTTTTGCTGGGCCAGGACCaatcaaatattcaaaataaagaatAGAAATAAAAGTACTAGTGATCCCTAAAgaaaaagtggaagaaaaaacAGCACATAGTAATTCACGTTGCAGGGAAACCAAAATTCTACTTCATAGAGAAGGGTCTGATTTTGACACAAAACTGGAGTTTATCTATGCTATATTACAGGCTGGGCATGCCAACCTGTGATTACAACTTGGAGGCTCCTCGCAATTATTTTGTTCATTATCTTACTTTGCTTGGTATCAATCATAGAACATGACACAAGTTGGCTAGGCCTTTCTATTTGAAAACGATCTTATGGCAAGCTAATATTGTTAAGCCACAAAAtccataatattataaaaactcGGAAAATTTCAGATCTCAATCAGTAGGTAGCAATTCATTAGTGTATTCAGGTTAGTTGGAAACCAATATAATTAAGCCAATGTTTTATTCCAATAACTATTCACGTTATTAGTAAGAAGTTGACACATCTTGAGTTTGAATAATCACCGTTTTCCAATGTTTATGGAAATgatttcaataaatataaacagCAGTATATTCCCCCGactttagattttttttcataataataatttcaaaccTTTTGTTGTTACATCTCTGTCCCGTTAACTGatatcttaaatttattttgctgaaagtttattgttttattctttactaatatattttagaatgatAGTCAATAATTAGTCACTAATACTTATAAAAGatagtattattatattaaaaaagtgAGGTTGACAGAACAGAGGATGTTTGTTGACagttattattttgaaaacgATGTTATGATAAAGTACTTTAATCACTTTTATACTGTGCTTATTTTTTGAAAGAAATTTAGAGATGAAGCATGCTAGAATAAGAGAGATGAAAGTCCATGTATGTATGATATAAATATGAGTTGACTTTTATAAGAATGGAATTTGGAGGAGTCCTAGTTGTTTTGCACTATATTGTTAGGTTTGTGAAATATCTCACAGATATAGATGTGGGTATGATGTAAATGGAATTGAATCTGAGCCATGGAAAGTGGATAGAAAATGATTAGTGGTTTGGTGGGTTTGTACAGGACTATGGAGTAACTATACAGCTATACCGCACACCATATTTAGTAGACATAATTCGAGAAAAAGTTGGGCGAGTCCTTACATTGAACTCCATTGTTGCTGGAAATGCATGGAAAGGCATGGACTTGTTGATTTTCAACTCATGGCATTGGTGGACCCACACTGGAAAATCTCAGGGGTATTATGCGTTTATGCAGAAATGGTTATGcaaaatatttaatgtatatTATAAGGTGAAAGAGGATACAAAATTTCAACATAACATGGGAGGGTCCATTTTATTGTATTACCTCATTGTCTCTCTGTCCCTTTTGTTTTTGGGTCTGACCTAACGGTTGTTGGTGATCTTCATATTCAGATGGGATTATATCAGAGATGGACCCAATCTGGTAAAGAACATGGACCGTTTGGATGCATACAATAAAGGATTAACCACTTGGGCAAATTGGGTTGATCAGAATGTTGATACCACCAAAACTAAAATCTTCTTTCAAGGAATCTCTCCTACTCATTATCAGTAAGCAACTCCTTCGCTCCTTTTCAATTAAATTTCTTTTGTAGTTTGAAAAAATCATTACTATGTTGCATGAAATGAATACTTTTCATGACTATCAGAAAGCAACAGAGAAATTAGAACAGAATGGATTGGAGCATTAGAAGCATTTGATATGTGCAATTGCAAATATTGAGTAGCTGAATAAGTATTTTACGATGTCTTTGTAACTGTAACAGAGGGAAGGATTGGAATCAACCAAGGAGAAGCTGCAGTGGAGAGCTTCAACCACTGTCTGGATCAACATATCCAGCAGGTCTACCTCCAGCAACTACCATATTGAACAATGTATTAAAGAAGATGAATACTCAAGTTTATCTACTTGATATTACACTCCTTTCACAATTAAGGAAGGATGCTCACCCTTCTTCTTATAGTGGGGATCATGCAGGCAATGACTGCAGCCATTGGTGCCTACCAGGATTACCTGACACTTGGAACCAGCTCCTATATGCAGCTCTCACCTCATGAAGGTGAAGCCCCACACAAATTATTGAcccttttcttcttcccttgGTTATATATTTGGGTAGTGTAagattttctttattatttggGGGATAGACAGTGTCAAAGGGGTGAAAAtcaattgtaaaataaaattataggaTTCTTGAAGAATaatttacaaaagaaataagtcTGTGATCAAAATGTTGCATACCTAGATAAGTATTTTCTTTACAAGGCTGTAATCTAATTTTATTGAATCACAGAATGATGCTGAACTGTCATTGTTTGACATATTATTGTGGTGGCTACAAGTTTGGTAAGGCTTTGTTTAGACGAGGGTTAGAGTGGAAAGGTAatgaaaaaaaggaaagaaagtgAAAAGTTAAGTTCTTTTGATGTAAAAAAAGTGACTAGAATCAGTTCAAATAAGTAGATTTCAGTGAAAAAATTGTAAATGATATAGTTGATAAGActgaaatatatataaaaaattatataattaatttatttatcaaaatatcccttaaaattttgaaggttaatatatttttatttaaaataaacatgaatgcttaaaattaattattttttatataaatgcttaaaatatatttttttataaaaaatattgtaataaaataaattccaacaaaaagaaaaatgataatctattgatatttaatataatgattTAACTCGAATATATTAGAAAGAAACCTatttatataaaagttaaatCATGCATTAATTGAGGTAATATTAAAAGTTTATATGTTTATTGCAACCATTTGTGTCCTGTTGACATTCATTATAAACACAACTTTAAAACCAATTTAGCATAAACTGAGTTCAAAGTTGTGTACATTTATTTCAGTTGTATAGATCTACTAATTAAAATGAGGGTTATAAAAGCTAAGTACAAAAATAACATTGTCGACCTTATTTTGTTTATGCTTTGCATACGGGCTACACAATAGGAAGGCCCATGGAAGTCGTGGAcccttcattaattttttttctcacaatTCATACCCCATTTCAGATTAGGGACTCGATatgtacatttttttaatgttggaAAGTGTGATGTTATAATGGTGAAGTAATAAAGTTAATCATGCACACTCTCCATGCACTTACACTTCCAACCATGTccatgaatttaatttttttttaaccattCCAAAGCATTATTGGTTATGGCATCACTTTTAACCAATTATGTCTATTTCCATACTCAGTTATGAAGAGATAAATGCATCCAAACATAGTTGCATTTTTACTCGTaagctttttcaaaaattaatccATGCACATAGACTGAAAGAAAAATGGAAATGTACTTTCCAGCTACAACTTTCTActattttcttctcattttatGGGGTTCATTCTTCCCTCTCACTCTcctttctttttaaagaatTCACCTCAAATTATGTATATCAAATATGAATAGTAGAGACCGTTACTCACTCTCCAAATTCATGTCAACAATACATTTACCTAACCTAACACAATGTAAGTaagaagaaattatttttttttcttttactgtgTACCATCATGAGTTGAGCTCGATATTGCGTATAAACATTTACcaatattcatatttaaaaacattaatgtCGTATCAATGCAAAGTAAGAAATCCGAATAATCAATCTTAAATAGGAGACaacatttattattgaatttagCCAATAATAAGATTAAATACAAGAAGAATGGGGGAGAACACTATCCTATATAAGGGAAATAAGACAACTCACATAATACACACAACATAAGAATACTTTCAACTCATATTTTACACTATACTCATTATATATATGTTCTAACTCACTTGAACATCAAAGTATCTTCTACAGGTGAAACTCCCTCATTTCCTTGGAGCCCATGAAGCTTCCAAGGGTTTGATCAATGGTCATCTCAGAGTTTAAACGATCTCAACAGAATGTTCTAGATTTGAGATCATCAATACTCTTATCTGGAACAAAAAGTAAGGGTGTTGGAGATCACACATCAACTAGAAAtaagaacatttcatagtataaaTGTAAACATAATCTTATGAGTTAGTTTTGTAAGGTTGGATaaagtttaaagttcacttctcaatatggtatcaaagtcatttatCGGAACGTTATCAGACCACTCACAAATATATAGTCTTATGTACGAATTAACAAATTTCGACGTGATGAAGAGTTAGAAATCTCACATTAACTATAAAATCTTTCAcgatatattattataattagaaaCGAGCCTTACCATTATAAAGTTGAATTATACTTAAATACACCTTTTGAATTTGTAGAAAATTGGGACTTTAGTTTTATTCCCACTAGTTGAAGCCTCAGAACGTTGCATGCTCATGGATTTTAAAGCGTTGCTGTTTTCAATTTTAAGTAAAGTAAATCATAGCATGTTGACACTGAAACATAAGTTTTCTATTTAAGTAAAGTAAGCAACTATATATTTAATTCATTTGTCTTGGCTAATCATTATAAAGGTCAATGAGCGAAGGGACAAAATCTATAATAACTAGATATATAACTAAAATGAATTTGAGAAGTGACACCCAAACTAATCTACTATATAATAAAATGGGTAAAAATCATTATTgcatcattattattttttatattatctaaaacttttttaatgaaactataaaatttacaaaaataattttatttcttgtcattttttaaaacaaattgtatacaaaaaattcataaaatattttttttaaatgatgcaTGGTGTGCAATGTGTGgctcaattccctatctagcaccatttacatctttattttcctatctaacacccttttgtttttatttccctatctagcacccttttatttttattttcctatctaccactcttttattttttatttccctatctagcaccattttaaaaataaataaataaataataaattattatttttttaataattttaattttgaatgcattaaaaaataaatattttcaatgtttaaaataattagaaatataattaatgaataaataaataagtttttacaaaataaaaataaaaaagtaataaattaaaaatgtttactttaaaaaaaaaatttaaatgaagaaaataaaaaattaaactctacaacaacataaaagttgaatctataaacat
Proteins encoded in this region:
- the LOC137832504 gene encoding protein trichome birefringence-like 38; this encodes MGFRVYTLCLLTLFCCLLSLLQARAAKFHNVSGLGGKKAVIVNGCNLFMGSWVVDPSYPLYDSSACPFIDPEFDCQKYGRPDKQYLKYAWKPDSCALPRFDGADFLNRWKGKKIMFVGDSLSLNMWESLSCMIHASVPNTKSSFLRKESLSTVTFQDYGVTIQLYRTPYLVDIIREKVGRVLTLNSIVAGNAWKGMDLLIFNSWHWWTHTGKSQGWDYIRDGPNLVKNMDRLDAYNKGLTTWANWVDQNVDTTKTKIFFQGISPTHYQGKDWNQPRRSCSGELQPLSGSTYPAGLPPATTILNNVLKKMNTQVYLLDITLLSQLRKDAHPSSYSGDHAGNDCSHWCLPGLPDTWNQLLYAALTS